A stretch of the Capsicum annuum cultivar UCD-10X-F1 chromosome 8, UCD10Xv1.1, whole genome shotgun sequence genome encodes the following:
- the LOC107839759 gene encoding transcription factor MYB61 has translation MGRHSCCYKQKLRKGLWSPEEDEKLIKHITKFGHGCWSSVPKLAGLQRCGKSCRLRWINYLRPDLKRGTFSQDEENLIIELHAVLGNKWSQIAARLPGRTDNEIKNLWNSSIKKKLRQRGIDPNTHKPLSEVESEEKASANSNNKNNDKVSESSNNEFNFVEAHENGFSTEKGINNMERYPLIDHQANNIAPPTHEFFTANCKSPDLSSYLSFHNYSPNTNILFNTKNSSSDNMVSDHHQFNCSTLPNATFSTMSSNSILSTSPLARTFNINKFQNWEACTISSNGSNNSNGSSNSIELQSNCSFFDNSNAAAAAFTWGSASAAAAADGSGKQEREEIKWSEYMQTPFSLGVNNNTIQNHHHEISPHHQDLYDGETKSETQFMTHGTWLQNQTPQTSLQTADLYSNNNFQRLPAVFGQFS, from the exons ATGGGGAGGCATTCTTGTTGCTACAAACAGAAGTTAAGGAAAGGCCTTTGGTCACCTGAAGAAGATGAGAAACTTATAAAACATATTACTAAATTTGGTCACGGCTGTTGGAGCTCTgtccctaaactagcag GTCTTCAGAGGTGTGGAAAAAGTTGTCGGCTGAGGTGGATTAACTACTTGCGACCTGATTTGAAAAGAGGAACATTCTCACAGGATGAAGAGAATTTGATCATTGAACTTCATGCAGTTCTTGGGAACAA GTGGTCGCAAATTGCAGCTAGATTGCCTGGAAGAACTGATAACGAGATTAAGAATCTGTGGAACTCGTCAATTAAGAAAAAGTTAAGGCAAAGAGGGATTGATCCAAATACTCACAAGCCACTTTCTGAGGTTGAGAGCGAAGAGAAAGCGTCGGCAAACAGTAACAATAAGAACAATGACAAAGTTTCTGAAAGTTCAAATAATGAGTTCAATTTTGTTGAGGCTCATGAAAATGGATTCTCAACAGAAAAGGGTATAAATAATATGGAACGTTATCCACTTATCGATCATCAGGCCAATAATATTGCCCCACCAACTCATGAATTCTTCACAGCCAATTGCAAGTCACCTGATTTGTCTAGTTATCTCTCCTTTCACAATTATAGTCCCAACACCAATATTCTCTTCAATACCAAAAACTCTTCTTCTGACAATATGGTATCTGATCATCATCAGTTCAATTGTAGCACCTTGCCAAATGCGACCTTTTCCACTATGTCATCGAACTCGATTCTCAGTACATCCCCGTTGGCACGTACTTTTAATATCAACAAGTTTCAGAATTGGGAAGCATGTACTATCAGCAGCAACGGCAGCAACAACAGCAATGGCAGCAGTAACAGTATCGAATTACAAAGCAACTGTTCATTCTTCGACAACAGTaatgctgctgctgctgctttCACTTGGGGATCAGCGAGCGCAGCAGCAGCAGCAGACGGTTCTGGGAAACAGGAGAGGGAAGAAATTAAATGGTCCGAATATATGCAAACCCCGTTTTCACTAGGTGTTAATAATAACACAATCCAGAATCATCATCATGAAATttctcctcatcatcaagatttgtaCGACGGCGAAACAAAGTCTGAGACACAATTCATGACACATGGCACATGGCTTCAGAATCAAACGCCGCAGACTTCTCTGCAAACTGCTGATTTATACAGTAATAATAATTTCCAAAGGCTCCCTGCCGTCTTCGGTCAATTCTCTTAG